In Gemmatimonadaceae bacterium, the genomic window CCTTTTCGACGCGCCCTTTTCGACGCGCCCTTTTCGACGCGCCCTTTTCGACGCGCCCTTTTCGACGCGCCCTTTTCGACGCGCCCTTTTCGACGCGCCCTTTTCGACGCGCCCTTTTCGACGCGCCCTTTTCGATGCGCCCGTCTACCCTCTACCCTCTACTCTCTGCCCTCTACTCTCTGCCCTCTACCCGCTCGCCAATCTCCATTCGCCGCTCGACAGCCGTTCCGCCAACCATTGCGCGCCGAAATCGATCGCCGGTTGCGGCGGCCAGTGGCCACCTTGATACCAGTGGATCTCCTTCGGGTCGCCCGCGGCCTCGAACAATCGCTCGGCCTGCACCGCTTTGATCGTGCGATCGAACCGACCATTTACCATGAGCAACGGCCGGCCGCACAGCTTGCGCACGGCGCGCAATGGATCCGCCGCGGCGCGGACGATCGACTCGAACGGGACCTGCTCGGGCAAATCGCCCCCGGATGCCAGCACAATAGCGCGACAGCGCGCGTCGTCACCCGCGGCGACGATGGCGAGATACGCGCCGAGGGAATAACCGACGATCGCCACGCGCTGCGAGTCGACGGCGGCGACGTCGCTCAAGTAGTCGAACGAGCCACGAACGTCGCTCAACGCCCGGCGCCACGTCGCGATCATCTGTAGCGGATTGCGCGTGACTTCGTCCATCCCGTTGCCACGCGCGCCGTGCATCGGCAAATCGATCGACAATGTCGCGACACCCCACGCGAGCAGAGCTCGGCCAATACCTTCCGCCATACGCTCTTTGCGCGAGGTCAGTCCATGGAGCAGAAGCGCCGCGGCGCTGCGATTTTCGCCCGCCCA contains:
- a CDS encoding alpha/beta fold hydrolase; translated protein: MKRVRTPIQVPGVVTASRDVPGGHRIDVELAMEHDRVPGILMIPDRPWAGENRSAAALLLHGLTSRKERMAEGIGRALLAWGVATLSIDLPMHGARGNGMDEVTRNPLQMIATWRRALSDVRGSFDYLSDVAAVDSQRVAIVGYSLGAYLAIVAAGDDARCRAIVLASGGDLPEQVPFESIVRAAADPLRAVRKLCGRPLLMVNGRFDRTIKAVQAERLFEAAGDPKEIHWYQGGHWPPQPAIDFGAQWLAERLSSGEWRLASG